CAATGCCTAAGCGCATTTGTGGTCGGAACACTGCATTAAAACGCTCTCCATCGAAGTATTTGTTTATCTCCAGCCCGATGAAATTGCGTGTCCCACGAATCATATAGTGAATGTTCGTATGCCACTCATACTCCACGCTAACTGGCACAGCTTTGAAAAACGGCTGCTCAATTCTTATGCCTGCATAGACCATTGTGTGAAAATTATTTCCCCACCGCTTTGCGGCAATAAAGAAGGGGTTGTAGAGATTGCTTTTGAAAATCGGTCCTCTGTGAATGATATCAAGGTCGCTGAGCTCCAGCTCATTGATGTAGCCCAGTGCCATCGAGGTAGAGATTTCTTCTGAGACGAAAAAGCTCCATTGCATAGCTGCTTTTAGCGACTCGATGCGGTTTGAGGGGGCTACAATATCGGCTCGCGCTGAGTATAGCGTAACAGGGATTTCAAACTCCATGCCCAAGTGATAGAACGGTGCAAACTCATACTCAATTAGCATCAGGTATTTGTCGTAATCCAGCCTATCTGTTAGCCCAAAACCGATGTTCCACTCAGCTTCTCCCTGCCGAGCGCCTAGGTCTCGAATCAGGTCAATAAACAGCGGCTCGGCGTGCAAGACTTTCTCACCTTCTTTCTTGTCCTCAACTTCGTAGATGTAAAGTGTATCGCGAATGGTCTTTCGGTCTAAGGTATCGAGGGGCCGTGCTGCAAGGGTGTTGGCAGCTAAAATGGAAAATGCAAAAGCCAGCCCCACTATTTGTTGCAGCGACCTTCTCAAAGCGCAATCTTGAGTGAGTTTAGGAAGTGTGGTCTAACACGATTTTCCAGCCTTCTGCGGTTTTTTCAAATAGCAAGGTAAAGTAACCACTTAGCGTTTGTGCCTCACCTGCCACAGTTCTGCGCACCAGAATGAATTGACCGTTCACAATTGCGTATCGCTCAGAGAGCAGTTTCACCTGTAGCCCCTCAAACCTCAGACTGCCCATTGCAGCTTGGTCAGGGTAGGCTCGCAGATACCGCTGCAAAATTTTCTCGTAGCCTTGCTCAATTCCTTTGGAGGAAATAAACCTTGTTGAGTCAGAGCGCTTGTAGCCTTGCATAAAGCCGCGTATATCCCCTCTGTTCCAATCTGCAACTTGCGCATTTAGCACGGCTAAGATTGCCTCTCTGTCACCTGTTTCCCTATCGCCCGTTTGCGCCATCGCCAGCGAATAGAGCGCAATGAACACACTCAGTATTGCAAACTGTTTCATCGGGTTTCAAATTTTAGCCAGCGAAGATAGGGATTAGTATGCTAAATTTGCATACCAAATTAAAGGCATTGCTACGCCGAAGAGTGCCGAACTCGGTTGGTCGACCTTATGCGTTAGAAAAAAACATCCTCAAGCTTCACGATGTTTATCAAAGGCTTTGAGTGCGGACCGCTCTACACCCTTGCTTATTTGGTTAGTGACGGCCGGATGGGAGAAGATGGTTTTGCGACTGCTTGCGTGATTGACTGTTCTTACGGCTCGACGCCACTTATTCTTAGCGAAGCTCAACGGCGCGGATTCCGCATCCAAAAAATTTTAAACACGCATGGTCACTTTGACCATACCGCTGACAACTATCCATTGCAGCAAGCTACCCAAGCGCCTATCTACATTCACCCCAGCGACGAGTGGCGGCTGAAGGAGCCTTACAAAGAGCCTTTCCCTATTCCTTTTTCTATCATACCCACTGAGGCTAGTGCGCATTTGCACGATGGCGACCGCATTACAGTTGGCACTTTGCAGTTTGAGGTCATCTACACGCCTGGGCATACCTTGGGGGGTGTTTGCCTTTATGAACCTACGCACAAAGTGCTCTTTTCAGGTGATACCCTCTTTCGAGACTCTGTTGGTCGCTGGGACTTTATTGACGGCAATCTCGAGCAACTGGTTCAATCGCTTGAGCGGCTTTTGCGCTTACCTGCTGACACCAAAGTTTATCCCGGGCACGGCGAACCCACCACCATTGGTCGAGAACGGCAGCTCAATCCGTTTGTGCGTCAACTGGTTCCGTCTTTTCACTAATGTGATGGAGCGCCACCACCGTTTGCTTTACCCGAATCTGCTTTGATGGGACAGCTCAAACCCTAACGCACCACAAACACCAGTCCCTCGTGCGGACGCAACCGCACTGAGACACCTCCTTGCCACAACTCAAACTGCGGGCTTTTTCTTGGGTCAGTTACGAAGACTTCAATGTGTTCGTAATCCTGAATGTGATTGAGCGCTATGGTTGGGAAGTAGCTTTCACACGGTTCTGCGGTTAGGTTGACAAAAGTCAGCGTATGCCCTGTATGTCCGCCACTCTGCCTTTCAAAGGCGATGATGCCCGCATCGCTGTAGCCTGACAGCACATGAAAATCGCCGTTAGTGATAGAGGCATTTTGGCACAGCCGCATCAAGCGATGATAAAAATCGACTGTGCTGAAGTCAACTTCTTCATTTGGACGTCGGATAAGCTGAACAGGCAATCTGGTGCGCAGTCCATCGTGTTCACCTTCGTGCAAAAGATGTGCCCCGATTGCCGTGTAGGTGAGCAGCGCAGCTGCACGATGGTTGGCGCCAAATGCTTGTGCTGCCCGCTCTTCGTTGTGATTTTCAATGAAACGAATGAGCTTCTGTTGATACCGCACCGCTCCACGCAGATGTGCCTTGATGCCCTCAATGTCTCGGCTGCGAATGCGGTCGTAGAGCCGTTTGTCATAAACAAAATCAAACCCCTGTTGCTGGAGTGCCCATTCTGTGTCCCAGTAGGCTTCTGCCACGAAAAGAAAGTGGGGGAAGTTTTCTTTAACTGCACAAATTGCTTTCTGCCAAAACTCTTCTTTCATTTCCAATCCGAAGTGCCCCCATGTGTGATTGAAGGTATCTTTCAGGACCAGCATTGCCATACTGCAGCGCACACCATCGCACAAATTAGCCACTTTGCGCAGCACTCTGCACATTGCCTCATGCACAGCAGGATTAGCGTAGTTCAGTTGCAGCGTATCTGTCCACGCTGGAAAATAGGGGTCTTTGCCACAGGCATAGTAAAGTCCACCGTGTTCTACAAAGTCATCAGGCATTTTTTCTGCAATGTGCGCGGGCACGGAGATGAAGAATTCGGGGTGCGTTTCAATCCACTCGCAGTCCAGTGCCAGATGATTCGGCACAAAGTCTAACATCAGTCGGATACCGTGCTCACTGAGGCGATGCCGAAACTTTGCTAAGGCTGCTTCTCCGCCTAAATCAGTTGACACACTGTAGCGCGCAATGGCGTAGGGTGAAGCCACAATA
This sequence is a window from Chloroherpetonaceae bacterium. Protein-coding genes within it:
- a CDS encoding nuclear transport factor 2 family protein; this translates as MKQFAILSVFIALYSLAMAQTGDRETGDREAILAVLNAQVADWNRGDIRGFMQGYKRSDSTRFISSKGIEQGYEKILQRYLRAYPDQAAMGSLRFEGLQVKLLSERYAIVNGQFILVRRTVAGEAQTLSGYFTLLFEKTAEGWKIVLDHTS
- a CDS encoding MBL fold metallo-hydrolase, coding for MFIKGFECGPLYTLAYLVSDGRMGEDGFATACVIDCSYGSTPLILSEAQRRGFRIQKILNTHGHFDHTADNYPLQQATQAPIYIHPSDEWRLKEPYKEPFPIPFSIIPTEASAHLHDGDRITVGTLQFEVIYTPGHTLGGVCLYEPTHKVLFSGDTLFRDSVGRWDFIDGNLEQLVQSLERLLRLPADTKVYPGHGEPTTIGRERQLNPFVRQLVPSFH
- a CDS encoding alpha-amylase family glycosyl hydrolase, whose protein sequence is MAGLNKYPLIYELNTRVWLRELSTKAGRALTLAEVPEVEFQKWQNWGVRVLWLMGIWEESPKARMMARTHSELWRAYQRALPDVGERDIVASPYAIARYSVSTDLGGEAALAKFRHRLSEHGIRLMLDFVPNHLALDCEWIETHPEFFISVPAHIAEKMPDDFVEHGGLYYACGKDPYFPAWTDTLQLNYANPAVHEAMCRVLRKVANLCDGVRCSMAMLVLKDTFNHTWGHFGLEMKEEFWQKAICAVKENFPHFLFVAEAYWDTEWALQQQGFDFVYDKRLYDRIRSRDIEGIKAHLRGAVRYQQKLIRFIENHNEERAAQAFGANHRAAALLTYTAIGAHLLHEGEHDGLRTRLPVQLIRRPNEEVDFSTVDFYHRLMRLCQNASITNGDFHVLSGYSDAGIIAFERQSGGHTGHTLTFVNLTAEPCESYFPTIALNHIQDYEHIEVFVTDPRKSPQFELWQGGVSVRLRPHEGLVFVVR